A window of Primulina huaijiensis isolate GDHJ02 chromosome 9, ASM1229523v2, whole genome shotgun sequence contains these coding sequences:
- the LOC140984966 gene encoding uncharacterized protein isoform X2, giving the protein METSEVDKSDKEGKEPETTSSQASAYSGVVVADSIGREEALRLKTLAEQKYTENDIHFALKYAKRAHKLEPSLEGLSEMIEAFKIICVAAMPIFPATTEITSGLPPDYYKILQLERFSHINAIKKQYKKLALTLHPDKNPLPASEEAFKFVGEAVRVLSDKIRRKEYDMRLRIVIQSQTEGVAVVGAETFWTACSTCRLLHKFERKYLEHSLMCPTCKKCFKAVEVKENAGIGENVEEVEVNEGIGAGPTRVSARIQEKVLKGEKVGVLEKFNLGLKRKINSVGKPLERSGEKVARYEDQDGGLVKGLKSKRVENVGNSGGSGDGAGLNRVGKSSSGKGRSSSDCASGRSKRANIREEETMTLAQMQMLVKQKADVDKLEAKKKKDNNEKLQHKEGDREKMNNTKGNNEKLKAKEKASTKEKKMSSLKINSDSHSASKDENLEIMKKIASEYHSDVEIEVLRASKKGDPVIMPVEDSEFHDFDNARRARSFKKGQVWAAYDDDDGMPRHYALIDDVSVNPFEVSLSWLECECKGDEELVLRQKMGCPISCGRFKVSWKVMVKYRNLFSHIVDNERAARDLYRIYPKKGSIWALYQTNDLDTERSNPGVKDKRCYDIIVSLSSYSDIHGLSIAFLEKVDGFRAVFKRREVGVRAVQWLGKSDTKRFSHQIPAKKLCGDEATNLPQDCWELDPASLSQVSTGL; this is encoded by the exons ATGGAGACTAGTGAGGTGGATAAATCGGATAAAGAAGGAAAGGAGCCAGAAACTACTTCTTCGCAG GCTTCTGCTTATTCTGGCGTAGTTGTGGCTGATTCGATTGGTCGAGAAGAAGCTCTCCGTCTTAAAACCTTAGCAGAGCAAAAATACACCGAAAATGACATCcattttgcattaaaatatgCCAAACGCGCCCATAAGCTTGAACCATCTCTTGAAGGGCTTTCAGAAATGATTGAGGCCTTCAAAATCATCTGTGTTGCTGCCATGCCCATTTTTCCAGCCACAACAGAAATTACTTCCGGTCTTCCTCCAGATTACTACAAGATTCTTCAGTTAGAGCGCTTCTCGCACATCAATGCTATCAAGAAACAGTACAAGAAGCTGGCTTTAACCCTACATCCGGACAAAAACCCACTACCTGCGTCTGAGGAGGCGTTTAAGTTTGTGGGTGAGGCAGTGAGGGTTTTATCAGATAAGATTAGGAGAAAAGAGTATGACATGAGGCTTAGGATTGTGATTCAATCACAAACAGAGGGGGTGGCAGTAGTAGGAGCAGAGACGTTTTGGACAGCGTGCTCGACATGCAGGCTACTGCATAAATTCGAGAGGAAATATTTGGAGCATAGTTTGATGTGTCCTACGTGTAAGAAATGCTTTAAGGCTGTGGAGGTGAAAGAGAATGCTGGAATTGGAGAAAATGTTGAAGAAGTGGAGGTTAACGAGGGGATTGGAGCTGGGCCTACAAGGGTAAGTGCTAGGATTCAGGAGAAAGTTTTGAAGGGTGAAAAAGTAGGGGTTTTGGAGAAGTTTAATTTGGGGCTGAAGCGGAAAATCAATAGTGTGGGGAAGCCTTTGGAGAGGTCAGGGGAGAAAGTGGCAAGATATGAGGATCAAGATGGTGGGTTGGTGAAGGGTTTAAAGTCGAAGAGAGTGGAAAATGTTGGAAATTCGGGTGGAAGTGGTGATGGAGCAGGGTTGAATAGAGTGGGAAAGTCTTCCAGTGGAAAAGGAAGGAGTAGCAGCGACTGTGCAAGTGGAAGGTCCAAGAGAGCAAATATTCGAGAAGAAGAAACGATGACGTTGGCGCAAATGCAGATGTTGGTAAAACAAAAGGCTGATGTGGATAAGTTGGAAgcgaaaaaaaagaaagataataATGAGAAGTTGCAGCATAAGGAGGGAGACAGAGAGAAAATGAATAACACCAAAGGCAATAACGAGAAGTTGAAGGCAAAAGAAAAGGCCTCGaccaaggaaaagaaaatgtcgagCTTGAAGATAAATAGTGATAGCCATAGTGCTTCAAAGGATGAGAATTTGGAAATCATGAAGAAAATAGCTTCTGAATATCATTCAGATGTGGAGATTGAGGTGCTTAGAGCATCAAAAAAAGGTGATCCGGTGATAATGCCTGTGGAAGATTCAGAATTCCATGATTTTGACAATGCTCGAAGGGCAAGGAGTTTCAAGAAAGGACAAGTATGGGCAGCATATGATGATGACGATGGAATGCCAAGGCATTATGCACTAATTGATGATGTCTCTGTGAATCCGTTTGAGGTATCTTTAAGTTGGTTAGAATGTGAATGTAAGGGAGATGAGGAACTAGTGCTTAGGCAGAAAATGGGATGTCCCATATCATGTGGGAGATTTAAGGTTTCTTGGAAAGTTATGGTTAAATATCGAAATTTGTTCTCTCACATCGTGGATAACGAAAGAGCAGCAAGAGACCTTTATCGAATTTATCCCAAGAAAGGTTCGATTTGGGCACTCTACCAAACAAATGATTTAGATACTGAAAGAAGTAACCCAGGGGTCAAAGATAAGCGATGCTACGATATTATTGTCTCCTTGAGCAGTTACAGCGATATTCATGGCTTGAGTATAGCTTTTCTGGAGAAAGTCGATGGGTTCAGGGCAGTTTTCAAGAGACGAGAAGTCGGGGTTCGTGCTGTCCAATGGCTTGGAAAAAGCGATACTAAGCGTTTTTCGCATCAGATTCCCGCGAAGAAACTCTGTGGCGACGAAGCGACGAACCTTCCCCAGGATTGCTGGGAATTGGATCCTGCTTCACTTAGTCAGGTGTCTACAGGGTTATAG
- the LOC140984966 gene encoding uncharacterized protein isoform X1 translates to METSEVDKSDKEGKEPETTSSQEQASAYSGVVVADSIGREEALRLKTLAEQKYTENDIHFALKYAKRAHKLEPSLEGLSEMIEAFKIICVAAMPIFPATTEITSGLPPDYYKILQLERFSHINAIKKQYKKLALTLHPDKNPLPASEEAFKFVGEAVRVLSDKIRRKEYDMRLRIVIQSQTEGVAVVGAETFWTACSTCRLLHKFERKYLEHSLMCPTCKKCFKAVEVKENAGIGENVEEVEVNEGIGAGPTRVSARIQEKVLKGEKVGVLEKFNLGLKRKINSVGKPLERSGEKVARYEDQDGGLVKGLKSKRVENVGNSGGSGDGAGLNRVGKSSSGKGRSSSDCASGRSKRANIREEETMTLAQMQMLVKQKADVDKLEAKKKKDNNEKLQHKEGDREKMNNTKGNNEKLKAKEKASTKEKKMSSLKINSDSHSASKDENLEIMKKIASEYHSDVEIEVLRASKKGDPVIMPVEDSEFHDFDNARRARSFKKGQVWAAYDDDDGMPRHYALIDDVSVNPFEVSLSWLECECKGDEELVLRQKMGCPISCGRFKVSWKVMVKYRNLFSHIVDNERAARDLYRIYPKKGSIWALYQTNDLDTERSNPGVKDKRCYDIIVSLSSYSDIHGLSIAFLEKVDGFRAVFKRREVGVRAVQWLGKSDTKRFSHQIPAKKLCGDEATNLPQDCWELDPASLSQVSTGL, encoded by the exons ATGGAGACTAGTGAGGTGGATAAATCGGATAAAGAAGGAAAGGAGCCAGAAACTACTTCTTCGCAG GAGCAGGCTTCTGCTTATTCTGGCGTAGTTGTGGCTGATTCGATTGGTCGAGAAGAAGCTCTCCGTCTTAAAACCTTAGCAGAGCAAAAATACACCGAAAATGACATCcattttgcattaaaatatgCCAAACGCGCCCATAAGCTTGAACCATCTCTTGAAGGGCTTTCAGAAATGATTGAGGCCTTCAAAATCATCTGTGTTGCTGCCATGCCCATTTTTCCAGCCACAACAGAAATTACTTCCGGTCTTCCTCCAGATTACTACAAGATTCTTCAGTTAGAGCGCTTCTCGCACATCAATGCTATCAAGAAACAGTACAAGAAGCTGGCTTTAACCCTACATCCGGACAAAAACCCACTACCTGCGTCTGAGGAGGCGTTTAAGTTTGTGGGTGAGGCAGTGAGGGTTTTATCAGATAAGATTAGGAGAAAAGAGTATGACATGAGGCTTAGGATTGTGATTCAATCACAAACAGAGGGGGTGGCAGTAGTAGGAGCAGAGACGTTTTGGACAGCGTGCTCGACATGCAGGCTACTGCATAAATTCGAGAGGAAATATTTGGAGCATAGTTTGATGTGTCCTACGTGTAAGAAATGCTTTAAGGCTGTGGAGGTGAAAGAGAATGCTGGAATTGGAGAAAATGTTGAAGAAGTGGAGGTTAACGAGGGGATTGGAGCTGGGCCTACAAGGGTAAGTGCTAGGATTCAGGAGAAAGTTTTGAAGGGTGAAAAAGTAGGGGTTTTGGAGAAGTTTAATTTGGGGCTGAAGCGGAAAATCAATAGTGTGGGGAAGCCTTTGGAGAGGTCAGGGGAGAAAGTGGCAAGATATGAGGATCAAGATGGTGGGTTGGTGAAGGGTTTAAAGTCGAAGAGAGTGGAAAATGTTGGAAATTCGGGTGGAAGTGGTGATGGAGCAGGGTTGAATAGAGTGGGAAAGTCTTCCAGTGGAAAAGGAAGGAGTAGCAGCGACTGTGCAAGTGGAAGGTCCAAGAGAGCAAATATTCGAGAAGAAGAAACGATGACGTTGGCGCAAATGCAGATGTTGGTAAAACAAAAGGCTGATGTGGATAAGTTGGAAgcgaaaaaaaagaaagataataATGAGAAGTTGCAGCATAAGGAGGGAGACAGAGAGAAAATGAATAACACCAAAGGCAATAACGAGAAGTTGAAGGCAAAAGAAAAGGCCTCGaccaaggaaaagaaaatgtcgagCTTGAAGATAAATAGTGATAGCCATAGTGCTTCAAAGGATGAGAATTTGGAAATCATGAAGAAAATAGCTTCTGAATATCATTCAGATGTGGAGATTGAGGTGCTTAGAGCATCAAAAAAAGGTGATCCGGTGATAATGCCTGTGGAAGATTCAGAATTCCATGATTTTGACAATGCTCGAAGGGCAAGGAGTTTCAAGAAAGGACAAGTATGGGCAGCATATGATGATGACGATGGAATGCCAAGGCATTATGCACTAATTGATGATGTCTCTGTGAATCCGTTTGAGGTATCTTTAAGTTGGTTAGAATGTGAATGTAAGGGAGATGAGGAACTAGTGCTTAGGCAGAAAATGGGATGTCCCATATCATGTGGGAGATTTAAGGTTTCTTGGAAAGTTATGGTTAAATATCGAAATTTGTTCTCTCACATCGTGGATAACGAAAGAGCAGCAAGAGACCTTTATCGAATTTATCCCAAGAAAGGTTCGATTTGGGCACTCTACCAAACAAATGATTTAGATACTGAAAGAAGTAACCCAGGGGTCAAAGATAAGCGATGCTACGATATTATTGTCTCCTTGAGCAGTTACAGCGATATTCATGGCTTGAGTATAGCTTTTCTGGAGAAAGTCGATGGGTTCAGGGCAGTTTTCAAGAGACGAGAAGTCGGGGTTCGTGCTGTCCAATGGCTTGGAAAAAGCGATACTAAGCGTTTTTCGCATCAGATTCCCGCGAAGAAACTCTGTGGCGACGAAGCGACGAACCTTCCCCAGGATTGCTGGGAATTGGATCCTGCTTCACTTAGTCAGGTGTCTACAGGGTTATAG
- the LOC140985419 gene encoding phosphomevalonate kinase, peroxisomal-like encodes MAVVASAPGKVLMTGGYLILERPNAGIVLSTNARFYAIVKPLYEDIKPDGRAWSWTDVKLTSPQMARETMYKLSLKNLVLQCVNSSDSRNPFVEHALQYAIAAAHVRFDQNKIDKLHKLLLLGLDIIIFGCNEFYSYRNQIESRGLPLTPETLSSFPPFASITLNAEELSETNCKPEVAKTGLGSSAAMTTAVVAALLHYLGVVSLPSVVKEHIRGDKDSTELDVVHAIAQTAHCIAQGKVGSGFDVSSAVYGSQRYVRFSPEVISSSQGSGKELSIQEAIDNVLKSNWDHERIKFSLPPLMTLLLGEPGAGGSSTPSMVGAVKKWQKSDPENSQATWTKLSEENSALEMHLNTLSQLAQKNYDAYRTAINHCSLITSAKWAEGAIQPNYMEVVRALSGARDAMLGIRSNMRNMGSAAGIPIEPESQTRLLDTTMNMEGVLLAGVPGAGGFDAVFAVTLGDSSQNVIKTWSSLNILAMLVREDPHGVYLENNDPRVTGVSSLHIS; translated from the exons ATGGCCGT AGTTGCTTCTGCTCCGGGAAAGGTTTTGATGACTGGGGGCTACCTTATTTTGGAGAGGCCGAACGCGGGGATTGTACTGAGTACAAATGCCAGATTTTATGCAATTGTAAAGCCACTTTATGAGGACATTAAACCTGACGGTCGGGCATGG TCATGGACAGATGTGAAACTGACTTCTCCTCAGATGGCAAGGGAAACTATGTACAAATTGTCGCTTAAGAATTTGGTGCTTCAGTGTGTTAATTCAAG TGATTCAAGGAATCCATTTGTAGAGCATGCACTTCAATATGCAATAGCAGCAGCACACGTGAGATTTGACCAAAATAAGATTGATAAATTACATAAACTTCTTCTGTTAG GTCTTGACATAATTATATTTGGTTGCAATGAGTTCTACTCTTATAGGAATCAG ATTGAATCACGTGGACTTCCATTGACTCCCGAAACATTGTCTTCCTTCCCACCTTTTGCTTCAATCACCTTGAATGCCGAAGAATTGTCTGAAACAAATTGCAAACCTGAAGTTGCCAAAACTGGTTTGGGATCATCGGCGGCTATGACAACTGCAGTTGTTGCTGCATTGCTTCATTACCTCGGGGTAGTCAGCCTTCCTTCTGTGGTCAAAGAACATATTCGTGGAGATAAAGATTCTACGGAACTTGATGTTGTGCATGCTATTGCTCAAACCGCTCACTGTATTGCACAAGGTAAAGTTGGTAGCGGGTTTGATGTGAGCTCAGCTGTTTATGGTAGTCAGCGCTACGTCAGGTTTTCACCAGAAGTGATTTCTTCATCTCAG GGTTCTGGTAAAGAGTTGTCTATACAAGAGGCCATAGATAATGTGCTAAAATCTAATTGGGACCATGAGAGGATTAAATTTTCCTTGCCTCCATTGATGACTCTT TTACTTGGAGAACCAGGAGCTGGTGGTTCATCAACGCCGTCAATGGTTGGCGCAGTGAAGAAGTGGCAAAAATCTGACCCTGAAAACTCTCAAGCAACGTGGACAAAATTGTCAGAAGAGAATTCTGCACTTGAAATGCATCTCAACACACTGAGCCAATTGgcacaaaaaaattatgatgcttATAGAACGGCCATCAACCACTGCAGCTTGATTACTTCAGCAAAG TGGGCTGAGGGGGCAATTCAACCAAACTACATGGAAGTTGTTAGAGCATTATCTGGAGCTAGGGATGCCATGCTTGGGATCCGTAGTAACATGCGCAATATGGGCTCAGCTGCCGGAATCCCT ATAGAACCAGAATCACAAACTCGATTACTTGACACAACAATGAACATGGAAGGAGTTCTATTGGCTGGCGTTCCTGGAGCTGGTGGATTTGATGCAGTCTTTGCTGTCACCTTGGGGGATTCAAGCCAAAATGTGATCAAAACATGGAGTTCGCTTAATATTCTTGCCATGCTAGTGAGGGAGGATCCTCACGGTGTTTACCTAGAGAACAATGATCCCCGAGTAACAGGTGTTTCTTCTCTTcatatttcatga